Within the Erpetoichthys calabaricus chromosome 1, fErpCal1.3, whole genome shotgun sequence genome, the region gtcctgcggtgggttggcaccctgcccaggattggttcctgccttgtgccctgtgttggctgggattggctccagcagacccccgtgaccctgtgttcggattcagcgtgttggaaaatggatggatggattatgagcCACATTCATACCCTACACAATGGAGCCCCTAGAGTACGAATATAAACCAAACAGGTTGACAGAGGGCGTAGTTAGCACAGCATTGCATACAGTTCTCACACACCTAGAGAACAAGGCCTGCTGTGCCTGATAGCTGGGCTTTTAACACTGTGATATCAGCTAATCTCACTAACAAGCTCTCCATTCTAGGTGTGCCACCTCCACTACTCTCTGGGAACGGGCCCTGGACTTTTTAACAGGCAGACCCCAGTCAGCTAGGCTGGGGAACAACATTTCCTaaacaataatcataaatacagttTCCCAGCATAACACCAGTGTTATTAAATTTGTGGATGATACCACCGTCATTGGACTGATTTCTGGGGATGAGTTAACATATAGGAGGGAGGTGGCTGGCCTTGTGAAGTGGTGTCAGGACAGTAATCTCTTTTGTAACaccagcaaaataaaagaaattattattgACACACGGAGGGAGAGAGATCAGCACCCACCACTGTACATTGGAGAGACTGAGGTGGAGACAGTGgccacatttaaatttcttggcattGACCTCTCTGAGACTCTTACTTGGATCTACCACATCATCGACCTGGCTGGGAAAGCCCAGCAGcatttgtattttctgagaaggcTGAGGAACTCTGGCATGCCAAGCACTATCTATAGCAACTTCTACAAATGCACAATTGAGAGTATCCTCACCTACTCCATCAGAGTCTGGTTTGGAAACAGTACAGCATGGGACTGTAAGGCTCTAGAGCGAGTGGCTAAATCGACCCAAAATATCATCAGAAGAGCACTCCCTGCACTAGAGGACATCCATAACACCAGGGTTCTCAGGAGGGCCCATAACATTATTAAGGACACAAGCCACACACTACATGAATTGTTCACACTGCTACCATCTGGGAGATGCTATAAGAGCATAGCAGCGAGAACATCAAGGCTGACACAGTTTTCTTCCTTATGGCTTCaagcttgtaaaaaaaaaacccatccacTGCCCTTACCCTCAACACTGCAGGCTAGCGCATGTCTGGAAGATGGGAGGACACCTTGAGACCACATACAGTACCTGCAGAGCTTACATTGAATCATTTATTTGTATGTGCACTCTTACTTCTgcttgtttttgcatttcttttttcttattcttgtcTGTTGCTGTGAATTTTTGTTTATTGCTGGAGGATTCACAGAATAAGATTTTCACTGTACTATGTACATATGACATCATCCCTGATGGATgattgcaggaattgtggggtagaggggtcctttcatcagattgcctggcccagtgctgtttcagctgtggattGACCAAATGGGGGTggcagcttgttggctgaggtctccaggactctaaacaaatccaaatcatattatgtgatatcatctactgttaaattctgctccatacttgtaaaatttttatttttatactgtattgagggtttgttctgttctgtgtattgtactgtattgtattgacctccttctttcatgacacccactgcatgcccaacctacctggaaagaggtctctctctgaactgcctttcccaaggtttcttcaatttttttgcctacaagggtttttttgggagtttttccttgtcttctttgagagtcaatgctggggggctgtcaagtggcagggcagggcccattgcggcacttcttgtgtgattttgggctatacaaaaataaattgtattgtattgtgtaggaCAGTAAAGCTGAAGTTTGAAATTTGGTGCAAATAATGACTTTGCACCACCAACAAATACCAAAACACTGCTGTAACTTTTAATTGTCAACTTATAACAATATTAAAGTGAAACTGCAAAAGCAACGgtgatataataaaaatattagatgAAACCAAGCTCagcaatattttatataatactttaataattcattgtttatAAAAATACTGCAAGTCAGTGCAGCCCAGGACCTGTCACAGTTACTATATAACAGTATAAAATATCAGATGGCCACTATAACTCGGCTAACATTATGTTCAGATTTTCAATTTTAAACAATGTATGCATTACAGAATTAGCGACTtttgtatttattacaatttCATCACGAATAGTTGAATGAACTAATTAAACATGACAAACGTATTATTTAAACGACTGAAATACTcgattatttttatatatcctGTATACTCCTTTCCATACATGGAAATATCTACTTGAAACATGACAAAACTATTATTTAAACGACAAAAGTGCTGGACTATTTTTAATCTATTCTAGCTCCTTGCCCCGCAGGTTCACTTGTTCGAATCACAGATGTAACCTGCTTCTGTACTTCATGTATTTCCCGTGACCGCGTTACAAAAGGCACTCATTGCGCATGCGTTATCAGTTAACCCGGAAACCGTTTTCACGCCGGCGGTCACCTCTACGGTCCATGCTGCTGCTTCAGTGTGTGTTACGCCGCACGGAGTCCGATAGTCGTTTATGATGGCGGAGTTCCAGCAAGCACGGGTTCAGTCTGCTGTGGACGAAATGGTACAGTGTTTAGAGAGGGATCATATTCGCAAAATGCAGGTGAGTGGGCCAGTGCATGATGTTAAACTTTTCCTCTTGGAGTAATTTGTACAGTAGCTCTGTTTGGGGCAACCCGATTGATGCATCAGGCAAAACCGAATGCCACGAGGTTTAGACTGCCTGACCGCCCACCCcccaattatatattttataatgttatataATTTGTTGCCTACTTCACTGGTGTATTAGGTGTTTATTCGCAGTCTATTGCCATTTATTATTTTGGCGTAGTGGTAAATTGCTTGTATTTTCAGCTAGaacgttcattcattcattttctgatccaTTTTTCACTTTACATCCAGACAGTACAAGGGAACTAACCCTTTCATAAGAAGCCACCTCATTGCAGAGCAGTcatgaaaaaacttgtagtgTCCTTCGCTAAACAAATAGCACGTGcctgggatatgggaggaaactggagaacacGTGCGCAGTGTGTGCCTGAGCTGGGATTTAAACTTGAGTCCCTGAAGGAGTGAGACAGCAATGCTGACCTAcagaagaaattttaaaacataaataaatctttattgtttacattttaaagtttttaaaatggaaatttcctgCTTAATCGTACAATTGTAAGTAGCGTTTGACGTTGACAATGATAACAGTATGTTGGCAGCTGCATAGTAGTTTAGTTTGgttgtacatttaaaaaatattttttgtaatttttcagtattaaattacattgtaattatatatcaCACATCACTCCAGACATCTTAGTTAATTTTACAACTCGCTCATACAGTATTTAGTGAAGAGTTTGCTCATTTTTCCCATTTTCATTTGGTATTTGCAACAGCAAACTGGGAAAGCCCTCCATCCAGTTTACCTTTTAGTGAGTTCATAGCAGCATAGTCTTGTTTATTATTAATCTTCAGTacataaaaagcaaattaaaatataattctgaatGCAAGGACTACTACTAACattgactttatttgtcccagcgGGAGGTTTAGCACTTTACAGAAATTAAGTAAAaggtataaatatttttatatcatgaCAAACAACAACCCTCCAAAATACACATCAgcatgactaaaaagaaaaaaaaaaaggacgttATGTTGGGATGTTGTCATACGTATGAATGAGCCCCAGTACCTTACCTTTACAAATTTCTGTGGTATAATTTGTTGCCTGAAAGTGCTCAAAGCTAGACTGTCAAATTTTTCTAGAACCCTCAAATGCGATaagaagtttaaaaaattaactgaatgacGAATTTGATTGAGAAGGATGCATGGTAGGTAACCTTGCTGACAGTACAGCTGTGTGACAGCCCTTGACATGCAATAACATTTTCCAGCTGGAGTGCTCTCTGTGTAGAGtatgcatgttcttctcatgttcACGTGAATGTCTACTGGGGACCCCAGTTTCTTTTTACAGTCCAGTTCAAATAGTGCTTGTTTCATTTACAACACTGCATTGTCCTATAATGGATGGGTTTTCCCTTTTGTACTGTTTACCTCTTTGCACCTTTTGTAACCAGGATGGGCTTTGCATAAAATTGTAATTACCTGTTGATTTAAAGACCTGTTCAAATATCACTTTAGTGAGCTGAAAGAATCTGTCATACAAGGTGCTGTTGACTGATCTAGGCATCTTTATACATTAACTAAAAGATTAACCTTATTAAAAGGAATATCCTCTTAAACTTGTAGACCATTTGAAACTTTAATTTTGAATACTGTACACAGAGGCCATGAATAGTTAAACTGATTCTTCAGAGAGCTAAAGCTGAGAGTGATGGGCAATGGCTTTATGTAACATTTGGTTCTATTTTTGGTTGCATGTATACATATTATGAGGCTATGAAAAGAAtctgaaagaaattaaacaataccTGCTTGGTTAGCCATCAAGAGGAACTCCTGTACACCCTGTATGCTTTGCTTTGTGCACCAGCTACCGTTAATTACAGCCAGCAACACAAAAATACAGGGATTTAGTATACAGCTGCAGGTGACAGTGAAAAGGCTGATTTTTATTTGctactttgaatttttttattatggttttcattgtttttttttttaaagctacatGCTCGGTATAAccaaacattatttattataatccTTTATGAATgagtttgtctgtttttttttttttcttttttttctggcagTCTCGTATGTTTCGCTGCAGTGCAGAGTGTTGTGACCGGCCTGGCGCATCAATGCAACAGGTACACCAGTGCATTGAACGATGCCACACTCCATTAGCACAAGCTCAAAATGTTGTCACGACTGAGTTGGAGCGTTTTCAGGTAAACCAAAATTTTCCACAAATTTTTCAACTATATACTCTTAAAGTAGAATTCTCTTGAAAACTTCATTTACTATCTGTTTTCACTTATGCTTTTCCAAAATTCTCCTTGCAGATGACAATAGTGATACTTTAGTTTGGCTTTCTGATGGATATATTTTGAGTTTGCATTTTCCTGTTCGTTTCTGCTCAGAAAATCAGTCTTTTTAAATAACAATGCAAGcaatcatttgttttcattataccCTAAATACAGCTGAGGGCATCATAACAATGCAGTGATTATTGCAGCTACCTCACAGATCCAACATCCTGAGTTTAGATCCCATGTTCAGCTGTTGTCTGTATGGAGTCTCCTTTTTCACTAGAATATGTGTGTTTTCTCCCAAGACAACTGTTCATTGGAAATTCTAAACGAGGAGAGTGTAAGTGTAGATGTGTGAATTAGTGGGCTCTGTGACAGACTGGCCCTATGTTCAGTCTTAGTTTAGGTGTAGCACCTACTGTTGCCAAAATAGTCTGTGACCAGTAGTggttttgagaatgttttgttaaatGTGTCATAAGTAAATACCAAGAAAGTGCAACTATCTTAACTTAtattaaaaaatctgtttttacaaacctctcttcttctttttctctctgctgctcccgttaggggtcaccacagcggatcatcttcttccatgtctttctgtcctctgtatcttgttccgttacacccatcacctgcatgtcctctctcaccacatccataaaccttctcttaggccttcctttttttctcttacctgccctatccttagcatccttctcccaatatactccacatctctcctctgcacatgtccaaaccaacgcaatctcgcctctctgaatttgtctcccaaccgtccaacttgagctgaccctctaatgtattcatttctaatcctacccatcctcataacacccaatgcaaatcttagcatcttaaactttgctacctccagctctgtctcctgctttctggtcagtgccaccatctcatACCCatctaacatagctggtctcactaccatcctgtagaccttcactttcactcttgctgatatacgcctgtcacaaatcactcttgacactcttctccacccattccaccctgcctgcactctttttcacctctcttccacaatccccattactctgtactgttgatcccaagtgtttaaactcatccaccttcgccaactctactccttgcatcctcaccattccactgacctccctctcatttacacacatgtattctgtcttgttcctactgaccttcattcctctcctctctagagcatatctccacctctccggggtctcctcagcctactccctactatcgctacagatcacaatatcatcagcaaacatcatagtccacggggactcctgtctaatctcgtctgtcaacctgtccatcaccattgcaaataagaaagggctcagagccaatccctattgtaatctcacctccaacttgaatgcatctgttactccTACCGTAGTGCTCACCATGGTCACacatccctcgtacatatcctgtacaactctttcgtacttctttgccactcccgacttcctcatacaataccacagctcctcttgagacaccctgtcatatgctttctccaggtccacaaagacacaatgcaactccctctggccttctctaaacttctccatcaacaccctcagagcaaacctcgcatctgtggtgctctttcttggcatgaaaccgtactgctactcactaatcatcacctcactttttaacctagcttccacaactctttcccataacttcatgctgtggctgatcaattttatccccctgtagttactacagtcctgcacatcccccttattcttaaatatcggcaccagtacacttcttctccactcctcaggcatcctctcactttccataattccattaaataatctggttaaaagctccactgccatctctcctaaacaccttcatgcttccacaggtatgtcatctggaccaacggcttttacattctttatcctcttcattgctgtccttacttcctccttgctaatccattcctgattcactatctccacatcatccaacctcttctctctctcgttccctTCATTCTTCAGCCTCTCAAAGTTATCTTTCCATCTGCtaaacacactctccttgcttgtgagtacatttccatctttatcctttattaccctaacctgctgcacatctttcccaggtcggtccctctgtctagctaatcggtgcaggtccttttctccctccttcatgtccaacctctcatacaactcatcctatgccttttctttagccttcaccacctttctcttcaccttgtgccttatctccttgtactcttgtctgctttatgcatctctctgactatcccacttcttctttgccatcctcttcctctgtatactctcatttcctcattccaccaccagggttccttttcctccttcctctgtccagatgtcacaccaagcacccttcttgctgtcacccttactacatctgctgtagtttcccaactgtctggtaactcttcactccCACCCAGCGCCTGTCTcacttcctccctaaactcaaccttgcagtcttcctttttcaacttccaccatttgatccttggctctgccctcactctcttcttcttcttgatctccaatgtcagcTTACAGACCACCTTcctgtgctgcttaactacactttcccctgccaccactttgcagtcttcaatctccttcggatcaactcttctgcacaggatgtaatctacctgtgtgcatcttcctccactcttgtatgtttccctgtgttcctccctcttcttaaaatacatattcaccacagccatgtccatccttttggcaaaatccactatcctctgaccttcttcattcctgtccttgacaccatacctacccacctcatcatctcctctgttcccttcaccaacatgtccattgaaatctgctccaattaccactttctgtcccttgggtgcactgttcatcacttcatccaactcactccaaacataatctttctcatccattgcacacccaacttgcggggcatatgcactagcaacatccatcatcacacctccaatttccagatcataatcattactctgtctgacactcttttcacctcagaagcactcttgacatactgttccttcagaataacccctactccatttctacACCTATCCATacaatgatagaacaatttgaatccacctctgatccacctggccttactccccttccatttagtctcttgaatgcacaatatgtcaaccttccttctctccatcgtatctgctaactctctctccttactagtcatactgccaacattcaaagttcctaccctcagttccactctctttaccttcctccttcctccggacacgtctcccccatcttcttctcctttggccaacagtagcccaatttccgccagcaccctgttggctaacagtactggtggcagttgttgttaacccggggctcgactgatccggtatggaaatttgtattgttgtccacatattgatttggcaaaattttacaccggatgcccttcctaacGCAACCCTCCTCAtatatctgggcttgggaccggcacaaagaaacacactggtttgtgcatcccctgtggttgggttttttttttttttttttttttttttttttttttaatataacatacCTCTCATTCTTCTCAATGCAAGATGTTACATTGACTTTATTGATGAATCTATTCCATATACAGTCTTGAAATCCTGCCTTCTGTTAGGGAGACTCATCCACTTGCCCACCACTCAATTAGGTCACCAAGGACTCATTTCT harbors:
- the fam136a gene encoding protein FAM136A, with product MMAEFQQARVQSAVDEMVQCLERDHIRKMQSRMFRCSAECCDRPGASMQQVHQCIERCHTPLAQAQNVVTTELERFQDRLTRCTMHCTDKAKDAFDSGSKEPAVKAQMEQCITSCVDEHVNLLPSMTRKLRETLDSFGK